The Porites lutea chromosome 4, jaPorLute2.1, whole genome shotgun sequence genome contains a region encoding:
- the LOC140934502 gene encoding uncharacterized protein has protein sequence MAENAVNNEENVNSQSSQLEEEDLQKLEADCVPVNTKKQTSWGLKKFTQWLERRKISCDLHTVSPTELNGILRKFFAEVKANKKTDLTPSALTGIRAAIHRTITGQPISRSINILKDVEFTQANKMFEVVCKSYYKRGNPKPQHKNPIEAGDMEKLNSYFSNDCPDKLQEFVWFNLCYYLGRRGREGWRELTKNSLEFKHDDQNKEYVTIKHTEQSKNNQGGSKQKDQDYTDVRMYGLPGSSMDPISSLKLMLSKLHPDCEALFQTPLTKFSKAAECWYKNEPLGKNSIAQLMPKISQSWTFPGLHSTLRKGVHYNKTSPSRG, from the coding sequence ATGGCTGAAAACGCAGTAAACAacgaagaaaatgtaaattcgCAGTCTTCTCAACTAGAGGAAGAAGATCTACAAAAGTTAGAGGCTGATTGCGTGCCAGTAAACACCAAAAAACAGACCTCTTGGGGTTTGAAGAAGTTTACTCAGTGGCTAGAGAGGCGAAAAATAAGCTGTGATCTTCACACCGTGAGCCCGACTGAACTAAACGGAATTCTGCGAAAATTTTTTGCCGAGGTGAAAGCAAACAAGAAAACAGATCTCACGCCCAGTGCCTTGACTGGTATACGAGCTGCTATTCACCGTACAATTACGGGACAACCTATTTCAAGGTCGATAAACATCCTGAAAGATGTCGAGTTTACACAAGCGAACAAGATGTTTGAAGTTGTCTGTAAATCATATTACAAGCGTGGGAACCCTAAACCACAACACAAGAATCCAATTGAAGCTGGAGATATGGAGAAATTGAACTCGTATTTTTCAAATGACTGTCCAGACAAGCTCCAAGAATTTGTGTGGTTTAACCTTTGTTATTATTTGGGCCGGAGAGGAAGGGAAGGTTGGCGCGAACTTACAAAGAACTCGCTCGAGTTCAAGCACGACGATCAAAACAAAGAGTATGTAACTATAAAGCATACAGAACAAAGCAAGAACAATCAAGGCGGTTCCAAGCAGAAAGATCAAGATTACACTGATGTGAGAATGTATGGGTTACCCGGTTCGTCGATGGATCCCATCTCATCGCTGAAATTGATGCTCAGTAAACTTCACCCTGATTGTGAAGCCCTGTTTCAGACTCCGTTGACAAAGTTCTCCAAGGCGGCAGAGTGCTGGTACAAAAACGAGCCCTTGGGAAAGAATTCTATTGCCCAACTTATGCCCAAGATTTCCCAATCCTGGACTTTCCCAGGTTTACACAGCACATTGCGTAAGGGAGTCCACTATAACAAGACTTCACCAAGCCGGGGTTGA